A window from Toxoplasma gondii ME49 chromosome IX, whole genome shotgun sequence encodes these proteins:
- a CDS encoding patched family protein (encoded by transcript TGME49_290870~Predicted trans-membrane domain (TMHMM2.0):123-143:157-177:414-432:441-464:515-538:547-570:780-803:983-1006:1010-1033:1036-1059:1078-1101:1115-1138) gives MEKNCNSVAGHAGTLVKASSRQADDKAGSRVPPGGHLLQTNKTESQLLPCASPSDPVHWTNEIVPVVADTSAPAEAAPDQTVSDGEQLTRAPDETYYQRSESLAEPPAENELPAGRSRRRRSRWCLGCGCFEQVKTVVLRMLMTGFEKYAGVVYDHPWLFIMVSLLATAGMSVGIFLRTPESDVYTLYSLSGSPSQVTKEHLLDVLPPDRLLFVLLTGTSNLVTRETVTRIDSLLQGIESITLRRDSVTTDEFNHRLVSHDRSPFPETITFQDICAKDGSGKCQVQSILDLYPSSSAWGVMPIASASWPVVTNPVTHKVSRLDAILGKITTSVRLAEQGSGRPALTVVEEAEAMLMRIDLRGETIWKPYTAAFEKLVLDYVLGQDFGPDISVTAKAERSSYDELKRVSTLDVVEWLRLCAAVLVVFLYTSVVNSSKTHRTKLVPSAMGALASLLGYLGGAGLVYLCGVRHTTPAEATPFLAIGIGVDDLFVIINAYSLTYLHPNPKERVVDAIRDAGLSITITTLTNVITFIIGALSPYYSISMFCIITAGALTWGYVLCLTFFLAGLSLDARREARKEPLSYSLFWRFMPRCCRKSSYEPQLSPPLPLTAAASGLEEMRNESEEIVTADQTPPTHGGDLLTTYQLAALMVLYKKHTCQSRSSQPARRLFDRRDGTGTEETMSTPVPEDSERDRTNQKSCGTQVSTGIVDVRETGQDAASQRRLSSHIRDMTTQESIMLLKNFEKEMEQNPEKLLKLYHPEPLGNPGRGSRRFFRDYYGRFLGNTFVKATVLVIFAAVTALAIYGATTLKFGLSLKNITPQASYLRDFYSLHEDLFPSYGDEVTVFFAENDRWEDREVQMRYLQMVKELSEQEWAVVVTDGMSLFLQHAMPSLHSGNRKEFLALLKTWLEGDPIGQNFSTFFKFSFDNLIVWQFRYWMPHRDNTTTLYYWLKEGKDIVSAGKPYFHGEVHTALAVIWESDPKILPFTLTNLSIALVCILAISLLLIPDLTSAIIVVLVVSLVDLWLFGFMALIDLPLSMISMVNLLISIGYSVDFTIHVAHTFTHCVGASRKDRMVETMIVMGAPVTHGMLSTLLSILALAGSPKYILEVFFKMMFMVIVFAYTAGMVLLPVVLTLLGPFHPHGKRESGKAIACDSSAQLIDMEPLHGTGKEEHGVGV, from the exons ATGGAGAAGAATTGTAACAGCGTGGCAGGCCACGCCGGAACTCTTGTCAAGGCTTCCTCGCGGCAAGCCGATGATAAGGCTGGATCGCGAGTTCCTCCAGGGGGACATTTGCTGCAGACAAACAAGACAGAGTCTCAGTTACTGCCCTGCGCATCACCATCTGACCCCGTGCACTGGACGAACGAAATTGTCCCGGTTGTCGCGGACACTTCGGCCCCAGCCGAGGCGGCTCCCGATCAAACGGTGTCTGACGGAGAACAGTTAACAAGGGCCCCTGATGAAACATACTACCAACGGAGCGAGAGTCTAGCGGAGCCCCCAGCAGAGAATGAATTGCCAGCAGGGCGAAGTCGCAGGCGCCGCAGCAGGTGGTGTCTGGGCTGTGGCTGCTTTGAACAGGTGAAAACGGTTGTGTTACGAATGTTGATGACGGGATTTGAAAAATATGCAGGAGTAGTGTATGATCATCCCTGGCTTTTTATCATGGTGTCTTTGCTTGCTACGGCGGGCATGTCTGTCGGAATCTTTCTGCGGACGCCTGAATCGGATGTCTACACCCTGTACAGTCTTTCAGGTTCTCCAAGTCAAGTGACTAAAGAGCATCTCCTCGACGTATTGCCGCCTGATCGCCTTCTGTTTGTGTTGCTGACCGGAACAAGTAATCTCGTAACGCGGGAGACGGTGACTCGCATTGACAGTCTTCTCCAGGGCATCGAGAGCATTACTTTGCGGCGCGACTCAGTAACAACGGACGAGTTCAACCACAGACTTGTCAGCCACGACCGGTCGCCCTTCCCAGAAACAATCACCTTCCAAGACATCTGTGCAAAAGACGGCTCCGGAAAGTGCCAAGTCCAAAGTATTTTGGATCTGTATCCGTCGAGCTCGGCGTGGGGTGTCATGCCCATTGCTTCCGCAAGCTGGCCGGTTGTTACGAATCCTGTGACCCACAAGGTGTCCCGCTTAGATGCTATCCTCGGAAAAATCACGACGTCTGTGCGTTTAGCGGAACAAGGGAGTGGGCGTCCGGCGCTCACGGTGgtggaggaggcggaagctATGCTCATGCGAATAGATCTTAGGGGCGAGACAATTTGGAAGCCGTACACGGCGGCATTCGAAAAACTCGTCCTGGACTATGTGCTCGGCCAGGACTTTGGTCCGGACATATCTGTGACGGCGAAAGCGGAGCGGTCTTCGTACGATGAACTGAAGCGCGTGTCAACATTGGATGTCGTGGAGTGGCTCCGCCTGTGTGCGGCAgttctcgtcgtcttcctctacACCTCGGTCGTGAACAGTTCAAAGACGCATCGAACAAAGCTCGTGCCATCAGCCATGGGTGCGCTAGCGAGTCTTTTGGGGTATCTGGGTGGCGCTGGACTCGTGTACCTGTGTGGAGTTCGGCATACGACTCCTGCAGAGGCGACTCCGTTTCTAGCCATCGGCATTGGCGTGGACGATCTGTTTGTCATTATCAACGCTTACTCGCTGACATACCTGCACCCGAATCCCAAGGAACGCGTGGTCGACGCCATCAGAGATGCAGGCCTGTCGATCACGATCACGACGCTTACGAACGTTATCACCTTCATTATTGGAGCCCTGTCGCCGTACTACAGCATTTCCATGTTTTGCATCATCACTGCGGGGGCACTCACTTGGGGCTACGTCCTATGTCTTACGTTTTTCCTGGCCGGACTCAGCTTGGACGCTCGACGCGAAGCCCGAAAAGAGCCGCTTTCCTACTCACTCTTCTGGAGGTTCATGCCCCGCTGCTGCCGGAAAAGCAGCTACGAGCCGCAGCTGTCCCCCCCGCTGCCTTTAACCGCGGCTGCCTCCGGCCTCGAAGAAATGCGAAATGAAAGCGAAGAGATTGTGACGGCGGATCAGACGCCGCCGACGCATGGAGGGGATCTTTTAACGACTTACCAGCTGGCTGCACTGATGGTGCTCTACAAGAAACACACGTGTCAATCCCGCAGCAGTCAACCGGCACGGAGACTCTTTGACAGAAGGGACGGAACTGGGACTGAAGAAACGATGAGCACTCCCGTTCCTGAGGATAGTGAGCGTGACCGGACAAACCAAAAGAGCTGTGGAACTCAGGTCTCCACAGGAATCGTCGACGTGCGGGAAACAGGACAAGATGCTGCTTCCCAAAGGCGGTTGTCGTCTCATATACGTGACATGACGACACAGGAATCGATTATGCTTCTGAAGAACTTTGAAAAAGAAATGGAGCAGAATCCGGAGAAGCTCCTTAAGCTGTACCATCCAGAGCCCCTTGGAAATCCAGGTCGAGGTTCTCGACGGTTTTTCAGAGATTACTATGGCAG GTTTTTAGGAAACACGTTTGTCAAGGCGACGGTTCTTGTGATCTTCGCGGCAGTCACTGCGTTGGCAATTTACGGTGCCACAACGCTCAAGTTTGGTCTATCCTTGAAAAACATTACTCCGCAGGCGTCGTACCTGCGAGATTTCTACAGCTTGCACGAAGATCTCTTTCCAAGTTACGGCGACGAGGTCACCGTATTTTTtgcagaaaacgacagaTGGGAAGACCGAGAAGTACAGATGCGATACCTCCAGATGGTGAAAGAGCTATCCGAGCAAGAGTGGGCTGTCGTGGTCACGGATGgcatgtctctcttccttcagcACGCGATGCCCTCACTCCACAGTGGCAATCGGAAAGAATTTCTCGCTTT GCTGAAAACGTGGCTGGAAGGAGACCCCATCGGACAAAACTTTAGCACCTTCTTCAAATTTTCTTTTGACAACCTGATCGTGTGGCAGTTCCGATACTGGATGCCGCACAGGGACAATACCACAACACTCTACTACTGGCtaaaggaaggaaaagataTTGTCAGCGCCGGGAAGCCGTATTTCCATGGCGAGGTCCACACAGCGTTGGCAGTTATCTGGGAATCCGATCCCAAAATTCTGCCCTTCACCCTCACAAACCTGTCTATTGCCCTTGTCTGCATTCTCGCG ATCTCACTGCTACTGATTCCAGATCTGACATCGGCGATCATTGTGGtcctcgtcgtttctcttgtcGACCTGTGGCTTTTTGGCTTCATGGCTCTCATTGACCTGCCTCTGAGCATGATCAGCATGGTGAATCTGCTCATCTCAATAG GTTACAGCGTCGATTTTACCATCCACGTCGCGCATACCTTCACACACTGCGTCGGCGCGAGTAGAAAAGATCGGATGGTCGAGACAATGATTGTCATGGGCGCGCCCGTGACTCATGGAATGCTGTCCACCCTGTTGTCGATTCTCGCACTTGCGGGGTCACCGAAATACATTCTAGAAGTTTTCTTCAAAATGATGTTCATG GTCATTGTCTTCGCCTACACCGCAGGCATGGTTCTGTTGCCGGTTGTCCTGACGTTGTTGGGGCCGTTTCATCCTCACGGAAAGAGAGAATCAGGAAAAGCAATTGCGTGTGACTCCTCAGCTCAGCTGATAGATATGGAACCGCTACACGGaacagggaaggaagaacatgGAGTGGGGGTCTGA